The Kosakonia sacchari SP1 genome includes a window with the following:
- the yjbE gene encoding exopolysaccharide production protein YjbE — protein sequence MIPNKYEDRIMVLLKYIIIAFVFVISEVCYAAPAEEGKAAGENAAEYAVGSSAVTGVAVVTAVAGLLLLSMGGGNDGSNTSTNTTTTTTPAN from the coding sequence ATGATCCCAAATAAATATGAGGACAGGATTATGGTGCTTTTAAAATACATTATTATCGCTTTCGTATTTGTTATTTCTGAAGTTTGCTACGCAGCGCCCGCAGAAGAAGGAAAAGCCGCCGGGGAGAATGCAGCGGAATATGCGGTTGGCAGTTCAGCCGTCACCGGCGTGGCGGTTGTTACCGCTGTCGCCGGTTTGCTTTTATTATCAATGGGCGGAGGAAATGACGGAAGTAATACCTCAACCAATACCACCACGACGACTACGCCTGCCAATTAA